One stretch of Candidatus Bathyarchaeia archaeon DNA includes these proteins:
- a CDS encoding ABC transporter permease translates to MANFMTVCRKELGDQLGSKRYILLFLLIVALSTLSAYQGAAVVRDSFNPTFMSVFTGSLGGFSFVTLMVYFGPIIGLALGFDAINKERSTGSLSVLLSQPIFRDSILNGKFLAGVGALALLAGSTVGILVGVSIPLLGFGPELADVSRIVFFTLLLVLYLAFWLALSLLFSTAIKKTTSSILAAISTWLFFVFIVAISASLIANAAVPVSSPTGFQSITIPSNQSFRQPGGEGGFDFGNATVNIFRQNETSTYITQMQTRTSLESAIQSISPSYLFSQAASTILGGGSGSSSISVGFVSGTSGTPFRDPEASQSISSCWPQVTAIAVATIACFVAAYMLFLRREIRAGG, encoded by the coding sequence ATGGCAAACTTTATGACTGTATGCAGAAAGGAACTTGGCGACCAGTTGGGCAGCAAACGCTACATCCTGCTTTTCCTCTTGATAGTTGCGTTATCCACCCTGTCGGCTTATCAAGGCGCCGCCGTCGTGCGTGACAGCTTCAACCCAACCTTTATGTCTGTCTTTACTGGTTCGCTAGGTGGCTTTTCCTTTGTTACTTTGATGGTGTATTTTGGTCCAATCATTGGGTTAGCTTTAGGCTTTGACGCCATTAACAAAGAACGCTCCACGGGAAGCCTTTCCGTGCTTCTGTCTCAGCCCATATTTCGCGATTCAATACTTAACGGTAAATTCCTCGCAGGCGTTGGCGCTCTGGCATTGCTGGCGGGCAGCACCGTAGGCATACTGGTCGGAGTCTCCATTCCGCTACTGGGTTTTGGTCCCGAACTTGCAGACGTTTCACGCATAGTCTTCTTTACCCTGCTCTTGGTGCTATACTTGGCGTTTTGGCTTGCCCTGAGCCTCTTGTTCTCCACCGCCATCAAAAAAACAACCTCCTCTATTCTCGCCGCTATCTCAACTTGGCTGTTCTTTGTTTTCATCGTAGCAATTTCGGCTTCACTGATTGCAAACGCCGCAGTGCCTGTTTCTTCACCAACTGGTTTTCAATCCATAACGATTCCAAGTAACCAGTCATTCAGGCAGCCTGGAGGCGAGGGCGGCTTCGATTTCGGAAACGCAACCGTCAACATTTTCCGCCAAAACGAAACCTCCACATACATAACTCAAATGCAGACAAGAACCTCCCTTGAATCAGCCATCCAAAGCATTTCACCGTCGTATTTGTTCAGTCAGGCAGCTTCAACCATTCTGGGAGGCGGTTCGGGATCCAGTTCTATCTCAGTTGGCTTCGTGTCTGGGACATCTGGGACACCTTTCCGTGACCCTGAAGCCAGCCAAAGCATATCCTCCTGCTGGCCCCAAGTCACCGCCATAGCAGTCGCCACTATTGCTTGCTTTGTTGCGGCTTACATGCTGTTCTTGCGCCGAGAAATCCGAGCAGGAGGATAA
- a CDS encoding S1C family serine protease, with protein sequence MENPQNEPPDASTVPEVSPPQPPSPREPEPPRKTRKAKRFSALVLAAILLVGLIGGGLLGFSLSYATFNGRIGDLQAQLQNLPPTNVTYVSYPNATYVLTENVSLAALYSQVRPSVVVIQDFVPQYSIFGGFLVGYTQQQGSGFVTLVGSNPVVVTNNHVIQNSVNVTVTFANGDSYPSRVLGADPQADLAVLALDGESADFQPVTLVSSSNLQVGDPVVAVGSPYGLSGTLTTGIVSALGRTITETDGTQNINIPDVIQTSTAINPGNSGGPLINYRGEVVGITTAAVSNSEGLGFVIPSDTILREVSSLVKNGVYDQHPTINAAGTDMTYQIAQAVGTNVTYGWLVETVGAMNGLIGGSTRVTVLGSQIITGGDIIIGINGTRIANTDDLLSYLERHTLPGQTVDFTAIRDGQTRVVSVTIGKL encoded by the coding sequence ATGGAAAACCCGCAAAATGAACCCCCCGATGCCTCTACCGTTCCTGAGGTTTCACCTCCGCAACCGCCTTCACCCCGTGAACCTGAACCGCCCCGAAAAACCAGAAAAGCAAAACGTTTCTCTGCCCTTGTTTTGGCTGCGATTCTTCTGGTGGGGTTGATTGGCGGCGGCTTACTTGGTTTCTCGCTTAGTTACGCCACCTTTAATGGGCGCATCGGAGATTTGCAGGCGCAACTGCAAAATTTGCCACCCACCAACGTCACCTACGTTTCGTACCCAAACGCCACTTACGTTTTGACTGAAAATGTTTCTCTCGCCGCCTTGTACAGCCAAGTTCGACCTTCAGTGGTTGTCATCCAGGATTTTGTGCCGCAATACAGCATTTTCGGCGGCTTCTTAGTTGGGTACACACAGCAACAGGGCTCAGGGTTTGTAACCCTAGTCGGCAGCAACCCCGTGGTAGTCACCAATAATCATGTGATTCAAAATTCCGTCAACGTAACCGTGACTTTCGCCAACGGCGACAGCTATCCCTCAAGGGTGTTGGGTGCTGACCCCCAAGCGGACCTTGCTGTTCTTGCCCTTGACGGTGAATCAGCGGATTTTCAGCCTGTGACCCTTGTCAGTTCCTCCAACCTGCAAGTCGGTGACCCTGTGGTGGCAGTAGGCTCACCTTATGGCTTGTCAGGAACCTTAACCACAGGCATCGTTAGCGCGTTAGGCAGAACCATCACCGAAACAGACGGCACACAGAACATAAACATCCCTGACGTTATCCAGACCAGCACTGCCATCAACCCCGGCAACTCCGGTGGACCCCTGATTAACTACCGTGGCGAAGTTGTAGGCATAACCACCGCTGCAGTCAGCAACTCCGAAGGGTTAGGGTTTGTGATTCCGTCGGATACGATTCTCCGCGAGGTTTCTTCACTTGTCAAAAACGGCGTCTATGACCAGCATCCAACAATAAACGCGGCGGGAACCGACATGACCTACCAAATTGCGCAAGCAGTGGGCACTAACGTCACTTATGGGTGGCTTGTTGAAACCGTAGGCGCCATGAACGGGCTCATTGGGGGCTCGACGAGGGTTACGGTTTTGGGTTCTCAGATAATCACAGGCGGTGACATCATAATAGGCATCAACGGAACCCGCATCGCCAATACCGACGACCTCTTATCTTATTTGGAGCGGCACACCTTGCCTGGGCAAACTGTGGACTTCACGGCGATACGCGACGGACAAACTCGGGTCGTTTCTGTAACCATTGGCAAACTATAA
- a CDS encoding NEW3 domain-containing protein, with protein MNQTNTEHKFRLSKPFKSRVARKKASVLALILLYGASMLTLLATTPAFASTQSTVVKGTILDAAGTGVGDAAVTVSSSGAQVLTTYTDSYGNFTIVNLEFGTYTLTLTKTGYAKLVQSIMVNTFGQHLGTLTLSPALNLTASILSQVANPSDQITFPVTLKNSGGESETTTFSTSAPSDWKVRVLNGNSEVSTIVLASQQSVALQLEVTVPSSAAVNQAYSISLNASGVVDSSMAFTVLVTSPSTGIVTGTAVDESGNSLSGVTVYAYDSNGILRQSVSTSTTGAFSIEIPVSTSITLTFVKDGYADTTKNVNISSQSQTMNLGKTVLPKTLQLSSSVIGTTASPGNALKLPFTVTNAGQDAQTVTFSASCPDGWSATILDSTGREVNSFSLAAGSTSNLQLEVTVPISASGIHNLTLSATGKTASTLSFNVNVGVSNSSLLSCPFTGMSVSLGDSAKFAVTVTNPYSVTMRFKVWADLVPSGWTVSVETSTGESVTELLLNANQAANLVVMVTSPDNAATDQTYNLQLKAEPVGQALTSSLQLSVGLTAAAQESLLSCSFPGISVTPGDSAKFTVSLTNPFSVAARFKVSVDSIPANWTASVKTNTGETVTEVLLDAGQSVNLGIQVETAPSSITGQTYNFTVKAQSTTYNLSSSIPVTVALTEATNEVTLTASLPEIAITAGNTADYSITVANLGVTDRRLFLSAEVPSGWKAVFKSGNTEVTTLYLYSGNTSALTLVVTPPSTVSVGSYSIPIHVKSDSGAELDSLNLTATITGSYGISLNLSTYLTSTTSGGDTSFTAAVTNSGYSTLTGVTLEVTLPESDWDYTVSPVQVGTLGPKESVSFTVEVSTPSSTVSGDYMVTVEGSSDQTSSSASQVRVTISTSTSWGIYGIGIAALFIVILVLVFKKFKRR; from the coding sequence ATGAACCAAACAAACACTGAACACAAGTTTAGACTCTCTAAACCCTTTAAATCACGTGTTGCCAGAAAAAAAGCATCTGTTCTTGCCCTAATTTTGCTTTACGGGGCTTCGATGCTGACTTTGTTGGCGACAACACCCGCATTTGCCTCCACGCAAAGTACCGTTGTTAAGGGCACAATACTTGACGCTGCAGGCACCGGAGTAGGCGATGCTGCAGTAACCGTCAGTTCGTCGGGTGCGCAAGTCTTAACCACATACACTGATTCATATGGGAACTTCACTATAGTCAATCTTGAATTTGGAACATACACCCTTACCCTGACCAAAACAGGTTACGCTAAGCTTGTCCAAAGCATAATGGTGAACACGTTTGGGCAGCATCTTGGCACCCTGACGTTATCTCCAGCATTAAACCTTACCGCCTCGATTCTGAGCCAAGTAGCTAACCCCAGCGACCAAATCACTTTTCCAGTAACCTTGAAGAATTCTGGAGGCGAAAGTGAAACCACCACGTTTTCTACTTCTGCTCCATCAGACTGGAAGGTGAGGGTTTTAAACGGTAACTCTGAGGTCTCTACCATAGTTTTGGCTTCCCAGCAAAGTGTTGCGCTTCAATTAGAGGTCACTGTTCCATCCTCCGCTGCGGTGAATCAAGCTTACAGCATTTCATTAAATGCGTCTGGGGTAGTAGACTCCTCTATGGCTTTTACCGTGTTAGTTACCTCTCCATCCACGGGTATTGTCACGGGGACAGCAGTAGATGAATCAGGCAACAGCTTAAGCGGGGTCACTGTTTACGCTTACGATTCCAACGGGATTCTGCGGCAAAGTGTCTCCACCTCAACCACTGGCGCCTTCAGCATCGAAATTCCAGTCTCCACATCAATCACCCTTACGTTCGTCAAAGACGGCTACGCGGACACCACCAAAAACGTCAACATAAGCTCGCAAAGTCAAACAATGAACCTTGGCAAAACCGTCCTGCCTAAAACCCTGCAGCTATCTTCTTCAGTGATAGGCACTACTGCAAGTCCAGGCAACGCACTAAAACTCCCCTTCACCGTAACCAATGCTGGCCAAGACGCACAAACAGTAACGTTCTCTGCGTCGTGCCCCGACGGCTGGTCCGCTACGATTCTGGACTCCACGGGACGTGAAGTTAACAGCTTTTCGTTGGCGGCAGGGTCAACTTCCAACTTACAGTTAGAAGTAACGGTTCCCATCAGCGCTTCAGGCATCCACAATCTGACTTTGTCCGCGACTGGCAAAACAGCTTCCACTTTGAGCTTCAACGTGAACGTAGGTGTAAGTAATTCTTCTTTGCTGTCCTGCCCGTTCACAGGGATGTCGGTTTCTTTGGGGGACTCCGCCAAGTTCGCGGTTACTGTGACTAATCCTTACAGTGTTACAATGCGGTTTAAAGTGTGGGCTGATTTGGTTCCCTCTGGCTGGACCGTTTCGGTTGAGACTTCAACAGGGGAGTCAGTTACCGAGCTACTGCTTAACGCAAACCAAGCAGCAAACTTGGTTGTCATGGTGACTTCGCCTGACAACGCAGCCACAGACCAAACATATAATCTACAGTTGAAGGCAGAACCCGTTGGGCAAGCTCTAACGTCGTCTTTACAGTTGAGCGTGGGCTTAACAGCTGCAGCCCAAGAATCCTTGCTGTCTTGTTCTTTCCCAGGAATATCAGTCACACCCGGGGACTCTGCCAAATTCACCGTTTCTTTAACCAATCCTTTCAGTGTTGCCGCCCGCTTCAAAGTCTCAGTTGATTCTATTCCAGCAAATTGGACCGCTTCCGTAAAAACCAACACAGGCGAAACAGTCACAGAGGTTCTTCTTGATGCAGGGCAATCAGTGAATCTGGGCATCCAAGTGGAAACCGCCCCCTCCTCCATCACTGGACAAACATACAACTTTACAGTGAAGGCGCAATCTACCACTTACAACTTATCCAGTTCGATTCCTGTAACTGTCGCTTTAACCGAAGCCACAAACGAAGTAACCCTTACCGCGTCCCTTCCAGAAATTGCCATAACGGCAGGAAACACCGCAGACTACTCCATAACCGTCGCGAACTTGGGCGTCACAGACAGACGTCTTTTCTTGTCCGCTGAGGTGCCTTCAGGCTGGAAAGCGGTTTTCAAATCGGGAAACACCGAAGTGACCACACTTTACTTATACTCAGGAAACACCAGTGCCCTCACCCTTGTCGTAACTCCTCCAAGCACCGTTTCTGTGGGCAGCTACTCCATTCCCATCCACGTAAAATCTGACAGCGGCGCTGAATTGGACTCACTGAACTTAACCGCAACCATCACAGGCTCCTACGGTATCTCCTTGAATTTGTCAACGTACTTGACTAGCACCACCAGCGGCGGAGACACATCCTTCACAGCAGCAGTCACCAACTCAGGCTACTCCACCCTTACTGGCGTCACACTTGAGGTTACCCTTCCAGAGTCAGATTGGGACTACACTGTGTCCCCAGTACAGGTGGGAACGCTTGGTCCTAAGGAATCCGTGTCTTTCACCGTTGAAGTCTCCACGCCTTCCTCCACTGTTTCAGGCGACTACATGGTTACCGTTGAAGGTTCAAGTGACCAAACAAGCTCCAGTGCCTCCCAAGTGCGCGTCACCATATCCACTTCTACTTCGTGGGGCATCTACGGCATAGGCATAGCGGCACTGTTCATCGTGATTTTGGTATTAGTCTTTAAGAAATTCAAACGGAGATGA
- a CDS encoding ABC transporter ATP-binding protein has translation MSQPIIQTSELTKTYGEFTAVNHLNINVNKGEVVGLLGQNGSGKTTTFLMLMGLSVPTSGTAKIAGYDVVQDSKAVRTVCGLLPDGAGYYEDLTAKQNLSYIGQLNDIPKLERDKRVAELLGVVGLSKVADKKVEQFSRGMKQRLGIAEVLMKKPQVAFFDEPTIGLDPQGTKDIRELLLRLNKEQGITIVLSSHLLHDVQQTCNRLLIIRAGKLIADDTIGNLSSKLLSREQPVIEFELTTMAPDMLKEIEGISGVTSVNQENGRLYVKMNANKAREVSETITKHNSTILLMKPKEYSLEEIYLQFYEAD, from the coding sequence ATGTCCCAACCAATCATTCAAACCAGTGAACTCACCAAAACATACGGCGAGTTCACAGCAGTAAACCACCTGAACATAAACGTCAACAAAGGCGAAGTTGTGGGGCTTCTGGGCCAAAACGGGTCAGGAAAAACCACCACCTTCCTGATGCTGATGGGGCTAAGTGTGCCAACATCGGGCACCGCCAAAATCGCGGGGTACGATGTCGTGCAGGACTCAAAAGCCGTGCGAACCGTCTGTGGGCTCCTCCCCGACGGCGCAGGCTACTACGAGGACTTGACCGCAAAACAAAACCTCAGCTACATCGGACAACTCAACGACATCCCCAAACTAGAGCGCGATAAACGTGTAGCAGAACTGCTGGGGGTCGTGGGGTTAAGCAAAGTTGCCGACAAAAAAGTAGAGCAGTTCTCCAGAGGTATGAAGCAACGGCTGGGCATAGCGGAAGTTTTGATGAAGAAGCCGCAGGTGGCCTTTTTTGACGAACCCACAATCGGCTTAGACCCACAGGGCACCAAAGACATTCGTGAACTTCTGCTTAGGCTCAACAAGGAACAGGGCATCACCATCGTTTTGTCCTCACACCTGTTGCATGACGTGCAGCAGACCTGCAATCGACTGCTGATTATTCGCGCGGGCAAACTCATCGCCGACGACACCATCGGAAACCTCTCCAGCAAACTTTTGAGCCGCGAGCAACCCGTTATCGAATTCGAGCTGACCACGATGGCTCCCGACATGCTTAAAGAAATAGAAGGCATAAGCGGCGTCACTTCGGTTAATCAGGAAAACGGTAGGCTCTACGTGAAGATGAACGCCAACAAGGCACGGGAAGTTTCTGAGACCATAACCAAGCATAACTCGACGATTCTGCTCATGAAGCCCAAAGAGTACAGTTTGGAGGAAATTTACCTTCAATTCTACGAGGCGGACTAA
- a CDS encoding carboxypeptidase regulatory-like domain-containing protein → MRNLKLFSGKGSKIKVASLIVLLCTSILVFSSSLSSVYGESQTAVHGKVTDGAGVGLENAQVTLQTPSGAAIMTTVTNTEGDFVIANADYGTYKLHISRVGYIAVVKTIEVATAVQHLGSIALPSALGLSASTLSLVAVPGDRVLIPFVASYSGDGVEVVDFVVSAPVELSARVLQSNFEVAQVAIASGQSISLQLQLDVPSSLSQDVNYNLSLIAHGTTSSSINFTVMVKTQPDPYSSALGLSASTLSLVAVPGDRVLIPFVASYSGDGVEVVDFVVSAPVELSARVLQSNFEVAQVAIASGQSISLQLELSIPSTVLEEKNYPISLTAIGANRASLNFSVIVHNPFSDPVYVSGRVTDENGNGLSTVTVGSFSSKGDLIQSVQSSSDGTFSFELPSFNTYSLHFSKAGYVTVTKSVSLNSTGNVTIADVSLPKTLWLTSSILGTTASPGSKLALPFTVSNVGTGIEPVGFAVQTPSGWSGKVLDNSDHEIKNTALSPSSNVNLQLDVAVPLGSSGTYTLTLSAIGEATTTLTFTVTVELPSTSILSCQYLGKLSTPGETVKFQATLTNPFSVKVPFTVTAISQSENWTAFIRTTSGDYITGLLLEPNQAADLVVEVKSPLNATTGLTYTFALTAQTAETSGEHITDSLPLTVALTETPNEIILTSKLPEVAVEAGNSVVYPLSVSNLGTTDRLLFLSVDSPPNWKAVFRLGDVEVTRLFLYASNTSEFSLQVTPPSTVNLDTYLLPVQIKSEGGIVLGETNLTTTVIGSYRVDLSLSTYLLSATSGETASFTATVTNVGYTPLTDVVVNVTLPDGWSYTVTPSQVDVVRARDAATFNVGITAPENAVAGDYMVSVKGDSIEMGSNPGQVRVTVSASTSWGLIGVGVAGLFITILVVVFWKFKRR, encoded by the coding sequence ATGAGAAATCTAAAACTGTTTTCAGGAAAAGGCTCAAAAATCAAAGTTGCATCTTTAATCGTCCTGCTTTGCACTTCAATTCTGGTTTTTTCGTCTTCACTAAGCTCCGTTTATGGAGAATCCCAAACGGCAGTTCATGGCAAAGTCACAGATGGCGCTGGGGTTGGTTTAGAAAATGCTCAAGTTACCCTCCAAACCCCAAGTGGGGCAGCCATCATGACCACCGTCACTAACACCGAAGGAGACTTTGTAATTGCCAACGCTGACTATGGAACATACAAACTGCATATCAGCCGAGTAGGCTACATTGCAGTGGTAAAAACAATTGAAGTCGCAACCGCAGTGCAGCACTTAGGCTCTATAGCTTTGCCTTCTGCGTTGGGGCTTTCGGCTTCGACTTTGAGTTTGGTTGCTGTTCCTGGGGATAGGGTTTTGATTCCGTTTGTGGCGTCGTATTCGGGTGATGGGGTTGAGGTTGTTGATTTTGTGGTTTCTGCTCCTGTGGAGTTGTCTGCGCGGGTTTTGCAGAGTAATTTTGAGGTTGCGCAGGTGGCTATTGCTTCGGGGCAAAGCATCTCTCTCCAGCTGCAACTTGACGTTCCTTCCTCCTTATCCCAAGATGTCAACTACAATCTCTCGTTAATTGCCCACGGAACAACCAGTTCGTCCATTAACTTCACAGTAATGGTGAAAACTCAACCTGACCCCTACTCTTCTGCGTTGGGGCTTTCGGCTTCGACTTTGAGTTTGGTTGCTGTTCCTGGGGATAGGGTTTTGATTCCGTTTGTGGCGTCGTATTCGGGTGATGGGGTTGAGGTTGTTGATTTTGTGGTTTCTGCTCCTGTGGAGTTGTCTGCGCGGGTTTTGCAGAGTAATTTTGAGGTTGCGCAGGTGGCTATTGCTTCGGGGCAAAGCATCTCTCTCCAGTTAGAACTTAGTATCCCTTCAACAGTGTTAGAAGAAAAGAATTACCCCATTTCTTTAACTGCCATCGGGGCAAACCGTGCATCGCTAAACTTTTCGGTGATAGTTCATAATCCTTTCAGTGACCCTGTGTATGTCTCTGGCAGAGTAACTGATGAGAACGGCAACGGGCTGTCCACTGTTACTGTGGGCTCATTTTCTTCTAAAGGTGACCTTATCCAAAGCGTCCAGAGTTCCTCTGACGGGACATTCAGCTTTGAGTTACCCAGTTTCAACACATACTCCCTACACTTCTCAAAAGCTGGCTATGTCACAGTCACCAAATCCGTTTCCTTAAACTCCACTGGCAATGTCACCATTGCTGACGTCTCCTTACCCAAAACCCTCTGGTTAACGTCATCAATTTTGGGGACAACAGCAAGTCCAGGCAGCAAACTTGCTTTACCCTTCACAGTGAGCAATGTTGGTACTGGCATCGAACCCGTTGGTTTCGCTGTTCAAACTCCGTCTGGTTGGAGTGGCAAAGTCTTGGATAACAGTGACCACGAAATTAAAAACACCGCCCTATCACCAAGCTCAAACGTCAACCTGCAATTGGACGTAGCGGTTCCGTTAGGCTCCAGTGGAACGTACACTTTGACTCTTTCTGCGATAGGAGAGGCAACGACAACCCTGACCTTCACCGTAACGGTCGAGTTGCCAAGTACCTCCATTTTGTCTTGTCAATATCTGGGTAAGCTATCTACACCAGGAGAAACAGTCAAGTTCCAAGCAACCTTAACGAACCCCTTCAGCGTTAAGGTACCTTTTACAGTTACCGCAATTTCACAGTCTGAAAACTGGACTGCCTTCATAAGAACCACAAGCGGTGACTACATAACTGGCCTTCTTCTGGAACCCAACCAAGCAGCAGACTTGGTGGTTGAAGTTAAATCACCCCTCAACGCCACCACTGGGTTAACTTATACCTTCGCCTTAACGGCTCAGACTGCAGAAACATCAGGTGAACACATAACCGACTCCCTACCCTTAACGGTGGCTTTAACAGAAACCCCCAACGAAATCATTCTAACATCCAAACTTCCCGAAGTTGCGGTTGAAGCAGGAAACTCCGTAGTGTACCCACTTTCAGTTTCAAACTTGGGCACCACCGACCGCCTTCTGTTTCTGTCGGTTGATTCCCCTCCGAACTGGAAAGCCGTTTTTAGACTGGGCGACGTCGAGGTGACTAGACTCTTTCTGTACGCAAGCAACACCAGCGAATTCTCTCTGCAAGTGACACCCCCAAGTACCGTCAACCTTGACACCTACCTGCTTCCAGTCCAGATTAAATCGGAAGGCGGCATAGTGCTGGGTGAAACAAACCTCACAACCACCGTAATCGGCTCCTACCGCGTAGATTTATCCCTGTCCACCTATCTGCTCAGCGCAACCAGTGGCGAAACCGCGTCATTTACAGCAACGGTGACCAATGTTGGCTATACGCCTCTAACAGACGTGGTGGTTAATGTTACCCTTCCAGACGGGTGGTCTTATACTGTTACACCTTCGCAAGTAGATGTAGTTCGAGCAAGAGATGCAGCTACGTTTAACGTTGGCATAACCGCCCCAGAAAACGCTGTTGCAGGCGATTACATGGTTAGCGTGAAAGGTGATAGTATTGAAATGGGTTCTAACCCTGGTCAAGTGCGTGTTACGGTTTCGGCTTCAACTTCATGGGGCTTAATCGGCGTTGGCGTAGCAGGTTTATTCATCACGATTCTTGTAGTGGTGTTCTGGAAGTTTAAGAGGAGATAG